In Uranotaenia lowii strain MFRU-FL chromosome 2, ASM2978415v1, whole genome shotgun sequence, one genomic interval encodes:
- the LOC129745849 gene encoding endocuticle structural glycoprotein SgAbd-8-like has product MVVWVQSLVLINALLVLSVYSAPQGPVTEPIPIIRQEQEINPDGTYSWSYETGNGIQAEEQGFLKNAGTEQAAQVAQGEYSYTAPDGQLIRVQYIADENGFQPIGDHLPTPPPIPPAIQRALEYLASLPPREEPSRRF; this is encoded by the exons aTGGTTGTTTGGGTGCAATCTCTC GTGTTAATCAATGCTCTGTTAGTGCTAAGCGTTTACAGTGCTCCTCAAGGTCCGGTAACGGAACCGATTCCAATTATCCGGCAAGAGCAAGAAATAAACCCGGATGGAACGTACAGTTGGAGTTATGAAACAGGAAATGGAATACAGGCAGAGGAACAAGGATTCTTGAAGAACGCCGGAACGGAGCAAGCAGCTCAA gtGGCCCAAGGTGAATACTCCTACACCGCCCCGGATGGGCAGCTGATCCGGGTGCAGTACATTGCCGACGAAAATGGATTCCAACCGATCGGCGATCATCTTCCCACGCCTCCGCCAATCCCACCGGCAATTCAGCGGGCCTTAGAGTACCTCGCCAGTCTACCTCCCAGGGAAGAACCCTCCCGGAGGTTCTAG